The Heterodontus francisci isolate sHetFra1 chromosome 13, sHetFra1.hap1, whole genome shotgun sequence genome includes a region encoding these proteins:
- the sertad4 gene encoding SERTA domain-containing protein 4 — protein sequence MTLVISMSRLCELPIEEPANIPEYVPIWEESFSKTTALSNQTKYGEPTESSCKGISNFLTTSKIAYFKRKYVEDEDLHPPAHSCCQRARALAVPEDRTHILRLSLEKLRFIEDPEVFLRRSVLINNLLKRIRGEMQNDWYLSACSFGEARPNDWFGSQDSAYRKRLRIAKEYDSSLHDCCFYQDRGNQYSMIPFSVYNGEGAASSLPSCSRQGMDCSEVYGALMHPRIDVATTAVSDIYENIGKLCDKEINEEDEHQKGRSTAKHTSSERAVPRVCNDKETDCSATGFRNDGMVPTESQLDSGILKQHVGDHKLCCVKEAKFESACFVVTGANSLTSIAKSTCRVSDTY from the exons ATGACATTGGTGATTTCGATGAGCAGATTATGTGAACTTCCCATTGAAGAACCCGCAAATATCCCGGAGTACGTCCCCATCTGGGAGGAATCTTTCAGCAAAACCACAGCGCTCTCAAACCAGACTAAATACGGAGAGCCCACAG AATCATCTTGCAAAGGAATCTCAAATTTTCTAACAACGTCCAAGATAGCATACTTCAAACGGAAATATGTGGAAGATGAAGATCTTCATCCACCTGCTCACAGCTGCTGCCAAAGA GCACGGGCCTTGGCAGTTCCTGAGGATCGCACCCACATACTTCGTTTATCATTGGAAAAATTAAGGTTTATTGAAGATCCAGAAGTGTTTCTGCGACGTTCAGTGCTGATCAACAATTTACTGAAGCGGATCCGAGGGGAAATGCAGAATGATTGGTACTTGTCTGCCTGCTCTTTTGGGGAGGCACGACCGAATGATTGGTTTGGATCACAGGACTCTGCCTATAGGAAGCGACTGCGGATTGCCAAAGAGTATGATAGCAGCCTACACGATTGTTGCTTTTACCAGGACCGTGGTAATCAGTATTCAATGATACCTTTCTCTGTTTATAATGGGGAGGGTGCTGCCTCTTCCCTGCCTAGCTGTTCCCGCCAGGGCATGGACTGTTCTGAAGTTTATGGAGCCCTTATGCATCCCAGGATTGATGTGGCAACCACTGCAGTTTCTGACATTTATGAGAACATAGGAAAATTATGCGATAAGGAAATCAATGAGGAAGACGAGCATCAAAAGGGAAGGAGCACAGCGAAACATACTTCCAGTGAAAGGGCCGTCCCCCGTGTGTGCAATGATAAGGAGACTGATTGCAGTGCGACTGGCTTCAGAAATGATGGGATGGTTCCAACCGAATCTCAGTTAGATTCTGGTATATTAAAGCAACATGTAGGTGATCACAAACTTTGTTGTGTAAAGGAAGCAAAATTCGAATCAGCTTGTTTTGTGGTGACAGGGGCCAACAGTTTAACAAGTATTGCAAAGAGCACATGCCGAGTCAGTGACACGTATTAG